The following are encoded together in the Bacillus cereus group sp. RP43 genome:
- the lsrK gene encoding autoinducer-2 kinase — MSTLLAYDAGTGSIRAVLFDLNGNQLAVSQKEWIHKSDSRYPGSMNFDVMENWPLVQKCTKEVLQKSNTPPSSIKGISATSMREGFVLYDKNGQEIWACANVDGRASAEVSELKQIRSEIEEDLYRKSGQTFSLGALPRLLWIKKHEPDVYRNIHSFTMLNDWILYKLCGVLQIDSSNGCTSGIFDLQNRAWDNCVAKQCGLTLTFSPKVNEAGTVIGNITKQSAELTGLHEGTPIVAGGGDAQMASLGTGVVKPEQTFICGGSFWQQEVNITKPETDPNAAIRVNCHVIPNLWQYETIAFFPGLVMRWFRDAFCQEEKRLAEKFGVDAYELLEEQAKDVPIGSHGIIPIFSNVMNYISWRHAAPSFLNLSLDAEKCGKKEMFRAIEENAAFVTFGNLKLIEALTGKFPSEVIFAGGAAKGKLWPQILADVLGIPVKVPVVKEAAALGTAIAAGVGAGIFESMEETAEQFVQWENTFKPNAENHELYKGFYETWKTVYASQLSLADKGLTSHMWIAPGAL, encoded by the coding sequence ATGTCTACTCTTTTAGCTTACGACGCTGGTACAGGGAGCATTCGAGCAGTTCTTTTTGATTTAAACGGTAATCAACTTGCTGTTAGTCAAAAAGAATGGATTCATAAATCAGATAGTCGTTACCCTGGTTCTATGAATTTTGATGTAATGGAAAACTGGCCGCTCGTTCAAAAATGTACGAAAGAAGTACTTCAAAAAAGTAATACGCCCCCCTCTTCTATTAAAGGTATTAGTGCAACGAGTATGCGCGAGGGCTTTGTTTTATACGATAAAAACGGGCAAGAAATATGGGCTTGTGCAAATGTTGATGGCCGCGCATCAGCGGAAGTTAGTGAGCTAAAACAAATTCGTTCCGAAATTGAAGAAGATTTATATAGAAAATCAGGTCAAACTTTTTCGTTAGGTGCTTTACCTCGCTTACTTTGGATTAAAAAACATGAACCAGACGTATACAGAAACATTCATTCTTTCACAATGTTAAACGATTGGATTTTATATAAATTGTGCGGCGTACTGCAAATTGATTCTTCAAATGGATGTACGTCCGGTATATTCGATTTACAAAATAGAGCTTGGGATAACTGTGTTGCTAAGCAATGCGGTCTTACTCTAACCTTTTCTCCAAAAGTAAATGAAGCTGGTACAGTTATCGGGAATATCACAAAACAAAGTGCTGAATTAACAGGATTACACGAAGGAACACCGATCGTTGCTGGCGGCGGAGATGCACAAATGGCATCGCTTGGAACTGGAGTTGTAAAGCCTGAACAAACATTTATATGCGGGGGCAGTTTTTGGCAACAAGAAGTAAATATAACAAAACCAGAAACTGATCCAAATGCGGCGATTCGTGTAAATTGTCACGTCATTCCTAACCTATGGCAATACGAAACAATCGCTTTCTTCCCTGGCCTTGTTATGAGATGGTTTCGAGATGCTTTTTGCCAAGAAGAAAAAAGGCTTGCTGAAAAATTTGGCGTAGATGCTTATGAATTACTAGAAGAACAAGCAAAAGATGTTCCTATAGGCTCTCACGGTATAATCCCTATTTTTTCAAATGTAATGAACTATATTTCTTGGCGACATGCTGCACCATCCTTTTTAAATTTAAGTTTAGATGCTGAAAAATGCGGTAAAAAAGAAATGTTCCGCGCAATAGAAGAAAATGCCGCCTTCGTTACATTCGGCAACTTGAAATTAATAGAGGCTCTCACAGGGAAATTCCCTTCTGAAGTGATTTTTGCTGGCGGCGCTGCTAAAGGAAAACTTTGGCCACAAATACTAGCAGATGTCCTAGGAATCCCTGTTAAAGTACCCGTTGTAAAAGAAGCCGCTGCTTTAGGTACGGCAATTGCCGCTGGAGTTGGCGCTGGCATTTTTGAATCGATGGAAGAAACTGCCGAACAATTTGTACAGTGGGAAAACACATTTAAGCCAAACGCTGAAAATCATGAGCTTTATAAAGGGTTCTATGAAACATGGAAAACAGTGTATGCTAGCCAACTTTCTTTAGCTGATAAAGGCCTCACATCACATATGTGGATTGCCCCAGGTGCGCTGTAA
- a CDS encoding sugar-binding domain-containing protein: MSQLNFEDNLLTKVAWYYYKDQLTQQEIASLLHISRNKVVRLLDKARTEGVVTFHVKGTGLHCLSIERDLMKKFHLKDAFVIPTPTEDYACSLGKAAAQYLETHLQQGDLLGIGWGETISKMLENIHFDSSMNLSIVTLTGGVNHYVPRNQSYLNYMQGDLHIIPTPFLTSTNEMTQIILSEPSVKDMLHVASLAHTAVVGIGGLSQDATIVKEEKLTLREMTYIRSQNGAGDILGQFYNTDGKQLELLHHNRLIGTPLSVLQNMKHVVGVAGGTEKIDAIYGALKGKFIHTLITDEETALSLIRKEGDS, from the coding sequence ATGTCACAGCTCAACTTTGAAGACAATTTGTTAACAAAAGTAGCTTGGTACTATTATAAAGATCAATTAACCCAGCAAGAAATTGCTTCACTTCTTCACATTTCAAGAAATAAAGTCGTTCGGTTGTTAGATAAAGCGCGGACGGAAGGTGTCGTCACATTTCACGTAAAAGGTACTGGTTTGCACTGTTTAAGCATCGAGCGTGACCTTATGAAAAAATTCCATCTCAAAGATGCTTTCGTTATTCCAACGCCAACAGAAGATTATGCATGTTCACTCGGAAAAGCTGCCGCACAATATTTAGAAACTCATCTGCAACAAGGAGATTTACTTGGGATTGGCTGGGGAGAGACGATAAGTAAAATGCTAGAAAACATTCATTTTGATAGCTCTATGAATCTTTCAATCGTTACTCTTACAGGAGGCGTAAACCACTATGTTCCAAGAAACCAAAGCTATTTAAACTACATGCAAGGCGATCTTCATATTATTCCTACCCCTTTTCTAACATCGACAAACGAAATGACGCAAATTATTCTATCTGAACCGAGCGTGAAAGATATGCTTCACGTCGCTTCACTCGCTCATACAGCAGTAGTTGGCATTGGCGGTTTATCTCAAGACGCCACAATTGTGAAAGAAGAAAAATTAACACTACGTGAAATGACTTATATACGTAGTCAAAACGGGGCAGGAGATATTTTAGGACAATTTTATAATACTGATGGAAAACAATTAGAACTTCTCCATCATAACCGTCTTATCGGCACACCACTCTCTGTTCTTCAAAATATGAAACATGTCGTCGGTGTAGCTGGCGGCACGGAAAAGATCGATGCAATTTACGGCGCCTTAAAAGGGAAATTCATTCATACATTAATTACCGATGAAGAAACTGCCCTCTCCTTAATAAGAAAGGAAGGTGACTCTTAA
- a CDS encoding ATP-binding cassette domain-containing protein: MENVPLFQVTKMSKSFADQLVLKEVNLQLEPGDVYALVGGNGAGKSTLMKILTGLYSYDAGKMYVKGEIQQFSNTAEAHQHGIYLIPQEPLIFPHMTIEENICIGMKAKKKELRNKINKLLEGLGWNIQLQKLGLSLSIAQQQLVEILRGLIREAEILILDEPTSTLTTHEIKSLFVLIKSLREKGIGMIYITHRFPEIFEIANKVAILRDGMIVSQGDVSSYTYDMLMEGLLPKGYKLEEKKEIAQEEIEHSEKVLDVMNASSYAFQNVSLTVHAGEIVGISGIVGSGRTELAESIFGLMPLKSGSVLLEGKSITKYSVHKRIKEGMVYVPEDRAGNGIFSIASVKENITSASLKSMSSFFLNNKKESALSELYIKQFQIVVPHMNEKMTSLSGGNQQRVVLAKYLACNPKVIILDEPTRGIDAKARLEVYETIQSLKREGLAIILISSDVEEIVQLANRVYVMRNGEFVSHLEKKEICIDEVTRLAYGGKGGVTE; encoded by the coding sequence GTGGAGAACGTGCCCTTATTCCAAGTTACAAAGATGAGTAAATCATTTGCAGATCAACTAGTATTAAAAGAGGTGAATTTACAATTAGAGCCTGGAGATGTATACGCTTTAGTCGGAGGAAATGGTGCCGGGAAATCAACGTTAATGAAAATATTAACGGGTTTGTATTCATACGATGCTGGCAAGATGTATGTGAAAGGGGAAATACAACAGTTTTCAAACACAGCAGAAGCACATCAACATGGCATATATTTAATACCACAAGAGCCACTCATCTTTCCGCATATGACAATTGAAGAGAACATTTGTATCGGAATGAAAGCGAAAAAGAAAGAACTTCGAAATAAAATTAATAAGTTGCTAGAAGGCTTAGGTTGGAACATTCAACTTCAGAAGCTAGGGTTATCGTTATCCATTGCCCAGCAACAATTAGTAGAAATATTGAGGGGATTAATAAGGGAAGCTGAGATTCTTATTCTAGATGAGCCAACATCGACATTAACAACTCACGAAATTAAGAGTCTTTTTGTGTTGATAAAAAGCTTAAGAGAAAAAGGAATTGGCATGATATACATTACGCATCGTTTTCCAGAAATCTTTGAAATTGCAAATAAAGTAGCGATTTTGCGTGACGGTATGATTGTAAGTCAAGGGGATGTATCAAGCTATACATATGACATGCTAATGGAGGGGTTATTACCGAAAGGTTATAAACTTGAGGAGAAGAAAGAAATCGCGCAAGAAGAAATAGAGCATTCGGAAAAAGTATTAGATGTCATGAATGCGTCTAGTTATGCTTTTCAAAATGTATCATTAACTGTACACGCTGGAGAAATTGTCGGGATTTCAGGTATTGTCGGATCAGGTAGGACTGAATTAGCTGAATCAATATTTGGATTAATGCCTTTGAAATCAGGTTCCGTTTTATTAGAGGGAAAATCCATTACGAAGTATTCGGTACATAAGCGAATAAAGGAAGGTATGGTGTATGTACCGGAGGACCGAGCAGGGAATGGTATATTTTCAATTGCGTCTGTTAAGGAAAATATAACATCTGCATCTTTAAAAAGTATGAGTAGCTTCTTTTTAAACAACAAAAAAGAAAGCGCTTTATCAGAGTTGTATATAAAACAGTTTCAAATTGTTGTCCCTCATATGAATGAGAAAATGACGTCTTTATCAGGTGGGAACCAACAGAGGGTCGTGCTAGCGAAATATCTTGCATGTAATCCGAAAGTGATTATTCTTGATGAACCGACCCGCGGTATTGATGCGAAAGCAAGACTAGAGGTATACGAAACGATACAAAGTTTGAAGAGAGAGGGACTTGCGATCATATTAATCTCTTCAGATGTAGAAGAAATTGTTCAATTAGCGAATCGGGTATATGTGATGAGAAACGGAGAATTCGTCTCTCATTTAGAGAAGAAGGAAATTTGTATTGATGAAGTTACACGCCTTGCGTACGGAGGAAAGGGAGGTGTAACGGAGTGA